The nucleotide window tgtgtaggtacgagggacttgcgtgtggcctcctactggattgataccttggttctcaaaaactgagggaaatacttacgctactttgctgcattaccctttcctcttcaagggaaaaaccaacgcatgctcaagaggtagcagcgggGCCTGGAGGAGATGATGGCCTTGATGGCGGTCGGCGACGTCGACTTCCCGGAGCTCAACGCCTACGTCAAGGAGGAGGCCATGGAGGACGTCCGTCTGGGGGCGCCGAGGGGGGGAGTAACCGGCGGGATGGAACTCGGCCTTGGTCGGGCATGCCTGGTCGTAGACGAAGACCATACCGTGCAtgcctaagagcatctccagccccAAAAAGGCCTCCCAGGCGATTTTTTCGCGCCGACGccgaaaaatcggcccagtcgcgcccccaggagcccgattttcgccggcctgggccgaaattagcgccggcggacccaggccgaacccggcacGCTGGGGAGCGCTCGGGGGCACCGGGGCGAGCGGTTTTGGTGCGAAAGAGCCGCGGGCCTGCCGCGTCAGCGACACCGCGCGTCGTCTTCCCCCAACGTCTCGGTTTCCtgcggggaatcaatggcaaggctgccgccggtcagccttacCATTGATCCCTCATGGGCGGCGTGTCACGGGGCGACGCGCCGACGCCTCTcccctcgcacgcgtacacacgggcgTGGCGCGGCTATATAAAGCCGGTGGCCTCCCTCGCCTCTGGCCACACCAGCCCTAGCCGCCGAGCTCTACCTCTCCCGAGAGCCGCCGCCGAGCTCTCCCTCTCCCGAGCCCTCCCTCTCCCGTGCGCCGCCGTAGAGCCCTCCCTCTCCCGATGGCCGAGCGTTTCCCCGGAGAtgaggcggcggccaacggcttcggccgccgctcgctccgcgaacaggagtcttggctcctgttccaggcgaacatccggcgccgccggacatgcgcgccgggccgacggggtggagactcagcaacgggggagtgcccattcccccaTTGCCCGACGCCGTGGCGAAACCCTCCTACTTTGCCGACGAGGTCGAGgtcgtgcgcgcctccctcaccgacgcccagctcgccctcccccagtacgccgccgacaaccaaGCGGCGTGGACAGCGTACTTCCAGCGCCGGCAGCAGCAGAGGATGGCGTCCACCAACGGCGCCCCAGTGGTTGCCGGCCTGAAGAATAGCGAGGGACGCCACTTGCGGTGGGGTGTCCCCGGCCGCACCCTCGAGGGTGTTCTGacgtacctcgagggcggcaacgacccgccgttggCATACCCCCCGGCGAGGGCGGCCGCCACGGCCACGGCTCGCCGCCGACGCGACGGGCAATGGTTGCCCAGGAGGTTCGgccctcctcttcttcctcctcatcacGCTCTTCTTCGCACTCCTCCGGCTCTCTGGCGCTGCttggcgtcaaggccgagcccgcggcggaaACGCCGCTCTGCGGGCGCACTCGCAGCGTCgacatcgtcatcaacgagggcggccggcgcgcctcctctttgtctcctccgcgcttcgtcaagcccaagacggagccggggctcgcgccggtgaagacggagccgggCCTCCCCGCGGTGAAGACGGAGCACGGCGGCGACGTTGAGCTCGATGACGACGCGGCCCTGGAATGGGCGCGCGCGGACTCCCTGAAAATGTCGAGGGAGCGCCAGTGCGCCGCCCTGCGGCGCTTCGCGTAGCGCCGCCGGGGCCGCGACGAAGGAGGAGTCATCGTCATCGAGCACAGCGACGATgacgcgccgccgccaccagtccgCGTTGGCGACGCCGGTCAGGGGTCCACCAGGGACGgacgcgtcaaggaggagaagcccgacgacgacgatggcggcaaggatggcgacgacgacggcgactACTCCCCGTTCAGCCAGTTTCTTTTTTAATTAGATATATTATGTAATAAAAATCCGCGACTATTATGTAATATATGGCGAACTTCGCCGAACTTTGCCAAAATTTGCTATATATTTGCCTTTTTTGAACGCGCCTGGGGCGGACCTGGGGTGGGCGGCTTGGGACCAACTCGTCCCCAAGCCGATTTTTTTGCGCCAGGTCACCCCCAGGCGGCGAGTTTAGGCGccccctggggggccaacggctggagatgctctaagccCTGGTGGTCACCATCCTCGCCACGGGAGAGATGGTCCAAGCAGCAGCGCAACCACCACAGCAGGCGCCTCCGGCCTGGCAAGGGCCGCCTGCCCCCTCTGGCAGCCACCGCCATACATTGACCTCACCagagacgacgacgaggaggaagatgacaaCTACTGAAGATGACGGCGGCCGCGGCGGCGACGGATCTTTATCTAGTTTTTTTAAAATTAAGTTTTTGTTTATATGAATGTGGTGAACTTGGTATAGTGGTGTTTTAATGTTCATATTAATGTTTTTATATATTATTTGCAATGTTTATTTGGGTTTTTTGGTAAAATTTGAAATTCAAAAAATCGGGGCAGTTTAGGATGCGGTGGGCTGGTTGGGCGCACCGGCGAGGCGGCGACGGCACGAccgtaagggcatctccagccgttggccccccccaggacgcataaaaatcgccccctgggggcgagccggcgatacaatcggcgctgggggcggttttgcgcccagtcgtcgcccccaTCTCGCCCCCAGGCATCGAAATTGGCCCACTTTGCAGCCCAATTTCGACGAATAAAGGGCCCATATGGgcgagaataggcccatattcggcgtggtttcgccgtgtctcggcgttcaattatcaacacaattatttcttatcACATATTTTATCACAGAAAAAccaaatacttcaacaaaatagtacaacaacaaatagttcaatacaaattatatagttcaacaaataaaaactcgtatttcatcacatggcgtcccccttgagcctccataggtgctcaatcagatctttctgcagttgatgatgcacctgtgggtctcggatctcctgacacatactgagataggcagtccaagttgccggtagctggtgatcaacttcggctagaggaccctgcctgtagtatggttcagtgtcaaacaccgggtcttcttgctcgctcttgatgatcatgttgtgcaagatgacacagcaagtcataatctcccacatttgatctttggaCTAGGTCTGAGTGGGGTATCGAacaacagcaaatcgagattggagcgcaccaaatgcccgctcgacatccttcctgcaaacCTCCTGAAGCTTCGCAAACtaggcgttcttgcctcctgccacagggtttgagatcgtcttcacaaatgtcgaccatctcggatagatgccgtcagctagatagtaccccttgttgtattggtgcccattgatctcgaagttcaccggaggagaatggccctcaacgagcttggcaaaaacaggagagcactacagcacgttgatgtcattgtgagttcctggcataccaaagaaggagtgccaaatccagaggtcctgtgtggctaccgcctcaagcaccacactgcaaccgcctttggcgcctttgtacatcccctgccaaccaaatgggcaattcttccatttccaatgcatacagtcgatgcttccaagtatcccaggaaatcctcttgctgcattctgggctaggatccgagcagtgtcttccgcattgggtgttctcaagtattgtggcCCAAACACTACCACCACTGCCCGatagaacttgtagaaacactctatgctggtggactcggccatgcgcccatagtcgtcgagtgaatcactgggagctccatatgcaagcatcctcatcgctgtcgtgcacttctggatggaggtgaacccaagagcgccagtgcaatccatcttgcacttgaagtagttgtcgaactcctggatggaattcacaatcctgaggaagagctttcggctcatccgataacggcgccggaatgttctctcgccatgaagtggagcatcggcgaagtagtcggagtagagcatgcagtagccttggagacgatgccggttctttgctttcacccgccccggcgccgagccacctcgccgtgGCTTTTgattgctcgccagcagctgaGCGAGGGTGccgagcaccatgagatgctcttcttcctggacgtcggccgcggcttcctcctccagcagcacggcgagctcttcctcgtcatccgagtccatcgccgagacaggcaaaacgccgaacaccttgcgctcggtgggcgtgtacccgccgttaaaccgcgcctccgcggccggaaacgcccagctgctgtgggaggggctgccgcggcgaagcgctgctattttccggcggggaatggctatttagcggagtagggcggcggccgtcgccgggatatagctagtggtggccgagggcgcggggggtgcgaggcgagtcgggggaagaaaaccttgacttttTATCTGTCGGTGTGGGCCAGGCGTGCTTTTCCCTAGCGCCGGAGCCCCAAGTgctccccagcgcgccgggttcggcctgtgaccgcCGGGCGGAAAAAAGATCCGAACCAACGATTTTCGACGTCTTGGAGGCGTGACTGGATCGTTTTTTCGACGCCGGCACTGAAAAAGTGGCTTGGgaggcctgttgggggcgcgggTGAAGATGCCCTAAGCGGACGGGCGTGTGCGCGGAAGAAATCCGGAGGAAACGGACCTATGGCCATTGATTAATTTCATCCGTTCGTCGGGTCGTCTCCTCTCCAAAACGCAACGCACCAAACAACATCCCAGCTCTGGCCTCCTCGCCCCTGCCGCGGCATTTGCTTCCACTCGAATCCGACGTAGAGGATGGACTCGGATGCCTCCGAGCTCTTCAGCGATTGCGGCAGCGATGACCGCGACTCCTCCACTTCCGAGCCGTGCAGCAGCGACGACCTCTCCTTCACGCCCGCCGCTGCCGCGGGCATCCACCGCCTGCTGCTCTCCTGCGCGGCCGAGGCGTCCGACGGCCCGATCTCCTCGCTCGTGGCGGAGCTCGAGTCGCCGAAGGCGTCGGTGGGCTCGCTCCGCCGCGCGGCCATGGAGCTCCGGCTGCTTGCCAAGCACAACCCGGACGGCCGGATTCGCATCGGGGCGTCCGGGGCGGTGCGGCCGCTCGTCTCGCTGCTGTCGCATGCCGACCCGCTGGTGCAGGAGCACGGGGTCACCGCGCTGCTCAACCTGTCCATCTGCGACGAGAACAAAGCCATCATGGTCGAGGCCGGCGCGATACGGCCGCTCGTGCGCGCGCTCAAGTCggccgcgtcgcccgcggccagGGAGAACGCCGCGTGCGCGCTGCTCCGCCTCTCCCAGCTCGacagcaccgccgccgccgccgtcggccaCGCGGGCGCTATCCCGCTGCTGGTATCCCTCCTCGAGACCGGCGGGGCGCGCGGGAAGAAGGACGCGGCCACGGCCCTTTACACGCTCTGCAGCGGCGCGCGCGAGAATCGCCTGCGCGCCGTCGAGGCCGGCGCCGTGCGACCCTTGCTTGACCTCATGTCGGACCCGGAGTCCGGCATGGTGGACAAGGCCGCCTACCTTCTCCACTCCCTGGTGGGTTCTGCCGAGGGCCGCTCCGCCACCGTGAAGGAGGGCGGCATCTCCGTCCTGGTGGAGATGGTGGAGGTCGGGACCTCGCGGCAAAAGGAGATCGCTATCCTCTCCCTCCTCCAGATCTGCGATGACAACGCAGTGTACCGCACCATGGTTGCCCGCGAGGGCGCCAtccctcccctcgtcgccctctCCCAGCCCAACGCAAGCCCCAAGCTCAAAACTAAGGTACCAATTGCAGCTCCTCATCGAAGCACAATCCTTTCGCTATTATAATCACAATACAGTTTGCATCTTCGGATATACTAGTACTAGTAATTTCTTTGGAAGTGTATATATACCCACCGAGGTATCCCAGATCTACTACATCAACCGCAAAACTACAATAAATCACTCAACTGATACTAGACCCTCTCGAAGGCTATTGCGGGCCGTTTGAGAGAAAGCTATGCGCACCTCATCATCGTGTTcaaaaattttaaaaatattctTACGTCACGTGGACATCGCAACCATCTTAAagaaaaaaaaaattaaaaaaacttttctaaaaaaagtCTCCATACCATTTAAAAAACACTCAAAAATACTTCCTCACCGTGACCAATCAGCATGCATCACATGGCGTAGCTGGTTGGCCGCCGTTCTAGCGCCTTTTAATGGATTTAATAATAATGTGGTACATCAATTAAGACGGGAGTTGTTCTCCGGTACCCTCTAACTAAGCATGACCGTTAATTTAGTGTCATCCGATGGCCCAGATCTATCAATACTATGGTGAACCTTCTGCAGTATTGGTAGTTGAGCAGCACCTCGAAATGTATAAGTTGGAAAATTAAAAAATTCAAATCCCACAGGTGAAAAGATAGTGCAATCTTCCACGGGCCTCAGTTGTTCCAGCCCAGAGCAATTACGTGTCACATACACAACAACTTCTTACCCAGACTAAAGTCTAGTATGAAAATAGTCTATTCTATAAGTTGCTATGAAAATAATAAGGGGGGTTTATCTCGAAAAGTGCAAGCAGAGGTCGAGCTCCATAAAGCTCTTTATTATTTTTTCAGCGAAAATACCTTTTCCACAtctcaaaaaaatctgaaaaaagtATACATGTGGACATATATTTGTAGTATACATGTATAAAATTTCATAAACATATATGAATATATGTGATGTACACAAAAAGACAAATACACAGATTAAAATAATCAATTTCTTTGTTGTATTTGGTTCagatatttgtcttttttgtgcAGCATGCAAATAATCAAATTAGTTGATGAAATTTTATACATACTTGACGAATATGCATATCTATTTGTGGAAAAGATATTGACATTTTTTAAAACTTTTAAATATATTTTGACTTCTTTTGTAAAACGAGCTCCATGTAGCTCGGCCTTTGCAGCGCCACACTCGGGTTTATCTAAACTACTAACGCGGGTAAAAACATAAATAAAAAGAGACTACAAATAAATGGGTGGCACTTGAGTAATCAGGCATCCTCAGGGTTCATCAGtagtacttcctccgtccggAAAAAACTTATCATCAAAATTGACAagtttgatgacaagtatttccggacggagggagtagtacttaGAATACACAGTCAAGGAAGTACATAATCTAGTTTAAGATGTAATCCATGTTATATATTTTTATAAGTGGGTGGAGCCGAGTACAGATATGTGCACATGCAGCACCCACACATCACATACGCCACTGTTCCTCCCCACATGCACGTTACGACAACAGTGATTAAGAGTCTTCCCGTGGATGCAGCAAAAGATTGTCTCCGTTAATCTATTGCAATGGCCAGGAAAGGAGGTAGTAGCTTTTTTCACCGCGGTACCTCTGCAAACCCATAACAGACCAACAATAATAACCTTTCATCCAAAAAAGGCAAATGTTGGGTGGCCGACTTCGACCAACATCGCGAGGATTATTAACATAAACATATTTCAAGGATTGTATATCATTAGCATTAAAATAAGGCATTAGAGCTCATCCATATTTCCCCGAGAACAAATGCAATTACTCATGTATATGGAGAACATAGAGGTGAGAGAAAACATGGTCCTGGGGGAGAAGAGAGGCATGCCGATGTCGATGGAGATGACACCGGTCCTATGGCTCGTGTCGGGCGTATGCGGAGCCTCCTCCTCCCTTCATCCTTGTTTTGGCCCTTCCTCTATCGTGGAGATGACTCTTCTACAACAATGGAGGTGTGGCGGCACGTTGTGGAGTAGATAAGACTTTTTGATGATGATTGATGGTGACTACGGTTGGAGGTGAATATATAGCAGGATGCCTTTTCGGGTCTCCTCCATAGATCCTTCACCCAACCCCTCATCCAAGAGCTCTAGGGAAGTCAAATACTCTCCGAACACCTCTCTTGGTTGCCAAGAAATGCATAGAAACAAACCGGGACGAAATCGTTGAAGAATCGCGTGAGATGTGGTAGATTTTAGAGCTTTCGGAGACTGGTACGAGCACTGGCACGACCATGCACGGTCATATCAGGCGACGTCTTCTCCCCTGGACTATGCGCGTGTAGTTTCATATTTTGGTTGTCATTTCTTCTACGAACTTCGATTTTGGTGTCCTTGGGCTCGTTGGGTTTCTTCTTGAAAAGCCCGTTACACCCATGGTATTGGATCTTCAATTTGGACACTCTGAAAAATGTCAATATATCAAACTCTTCGTAGGTCCCAAATCTGATGCCTAGAACTTCTCCGATTTGGCCCCAACTTGGTCCTTTTTTATGTGCCAAGTCCATGAACATGCCAATACACCTACAAAGACAACAAAACAAAGGAAAACTAATAAAAACTAAAAGTTGTGCAATGAACTTGGTAAAACTGGTAAATATTAGAGAAACTATGCATTATGGATATGAAAATTGCTACATGGATGTGATACGAGGGATTTTTGTTATGAGAAGATGGTGAGCCATTGGCTTTGGGGGTACTTTGTGTTCCTTGCACCTCTCCAATGGTGTCTAACTTCCCTAAAAGGAAGTGAAAATCAGAATACATTTGTGTGTCTGCATGCCTCGGTTGTTTCTTATCCAAGCTTCATCACTTATCTTATTTACTTTAGTCACTTGACTTGTTTACCATCATATATATTGCATCATCTGAATACATTTAGAAGAATAGCAAAGCCCCTAAAATTTGTTGAAGAAAAGATGAAATTCTATAGTcccctattcacccccccccctcccccccccccccccccccccgccgtaGTCAACCATCTTGATCCTTCGGTGGGGACAGAATAATGGGGAGAAAATTAAGTTGACGGTCTTTCTATAGCATACTTGCTTCCATGAGCTTCTCCTTCAAGATGTGCTTCTGGACGTCCGcatggagggggggggggggggagggtgtACTCCGTGCAGCCCATGTAAACCCACTTTTGTATGTTCATCGAGACCAATGAGCTCCAATCTTCTTCtttttacggagggagtacttgatTTGGTGCGCCTTTCGTGATTACGAGAGTAGACAACGAGATGCAAGTTGGATTCAGAATCACATGCTCAATTTCTTCTACACTTCTCTTTATTCATAGGACACTGCCCAGTTTCTCTCATTGCCTAGAGCTATTGTAGGTAATGATTCTAAAAATCCAGTCGCAAGTATCTAGGCAGTTGCTTAATAGTAGATGGGTTTTTTTAGGGCCACCCCCATAGCTTTGATGACAAAAGCTACAAGCTAAATATTAAGTTTATTTCCAAGAGATGCTTTCATATACCAGGTTATACATATTATGTTCATCTGCTCAAATTATGTTTGATCTTGTATGTACGTTTGCTAATAATCTTATAGTGATGCTTTTCATTTACCAGGCAAACCAGCTTTTGTTCCTTCTGCGCGATTTAAATAAGCAGAAAATGTAAGAGAGATAAGACTACAAATATGCCCGCTTCATCTTGCTATTAGTATCTTCGTAAATACTATTTTCCTTGTTGCTCTTCCATGAACAGTAAACTTTTCTGATTGTCCCCTATAGTCATACAATTGGTTGCCTTAATTCTTTGCCTTGTCTTGTATAGTGGCCCTGTTTTAAATTTCAACAATTTAGTTTTCTGATTAAATGTATTTGCACGTGCATATAAGAAATCATAGCAAATAAATATTTATATTTATTATTCACGTCTCCCCTTTACTTTGACATTCAAATTCGTCATATAAGTTTGACTTGCAAATAGCTTTCTGATAATCTAGAGCCATTACAAGTCACGAATAACTCCAAACCTTCAATTTTACATGGTAAAAAGTTCTTAGCATAATTTCTAGCACTATTACACCATTAAGTAAATTTTAGATCGTTGAAGATGGCTAAACATTGCCAATGTATTCTAATAGGTAACTGTATTCAAAAGTCAAGGTATAAAATTAAATATCTTATGTCCATTGTTCTTCCAGGTCCACTAAATTCATTTTGTTTCTTAAATAATCTGTTGGGCTTCCACAATGTAGAAAATTTTCATATCTGTATAGATTCAGCAAATATTGCTTTTTATGCTAGTAAGTACCAGTAAGAACCTTCATATTGTCTACCCAATATGATTTGAGATGACTGATCGGGAAGATCGTGATTTTGTTACAGAAGTACACATATGGGCGTTATGACTGATGCTGCTAATGAGGTTCTCAGCTCCAAGATGCTAGCAGGTACCAAGGGTACATTATCATTTTTATATTATGTATAGGTGAAGTTATTTGAAAACAACTGAAATGGACTATATTGCAGATAAAGAAAATACAAAGCAAGCCAACTCCGAGGTGATTTTTTCTCTTCCATTCTCGAACGTGTCGGGTACTCACAAAATAATGGCCAACTTTATTAGTAGCCAAAGATGTTCATGTCACCTCAATATATGCCATAGTTAATAAGTTAGTTTATGTTGCccgaaactacaaaaacaaagcTTTTAGTCCAAAATAAGTTGAGGTAGGCTAGACATGAAACATATAAGATCTTGCAACCAACTCATGATTTTGGCAGATGGATAGAAAGCTTCCACACATCACTATCCATGActagttctttggtgatactcTAGTCTTTCACATCTCTCTTTACGGACTCCTCACATGTCAAGTTCAGTCTATTCCAACCTCTCTTGACATTAAGCATgctttagccgtccgctatgcactgaaacttctggaggcctgcgctgaatatgcccaaaccatctcaaatgatgttggacaagcttctcctCAATCGGTGCTAGCCTAACTCTATCTCATATATCGTCATTCCGGACCTGGCCCTTCCTCGTGTGGTCACATACATCTATCTCAACATGTGCATCTCCGTCACACCTAACTATCAAACGTGTCGACTTTTAGTCTGCCAACACTCAGAGTCATACAACATTGCAGGTTGAATCATCTTCCTAtatagaacttgccttttaacttttgtggcactctcttgtcacagagaatgccagaagtttggcgccacttcatccatccggctttaATAATAATTTATGACTGCCTATAAACATTTCTTATGTTAACGCACCCAAATTTAAGTGCTAGTAATGATTTGTTTGGGTTAATTAGCATATGAAAACAAATCTACAGGAGCTAAGAGGCACATTGACTACTATTGATGTGCTTGCAGTCATTTGTGTTTTGTTGAAGAAATTTTCATTCTTCGTATCTAACTTAAGATGTAGATCTCTATGAAGTTCTACCTAAGTTCCAGTTTCTGCTCTCTCTTCCATCTTAGTCTGTGCATGTTTTTAACTTTTGATATTGATGTTCTTCATCTTGGCTATATTCTAAAGGGGGTATTTATATTACTACCCTTagtgttacggcatatctctctctaATTGGTTTTGGTGTTGATGACAATGTGCTTTGTGGACTAACCGTGTGTCTTAAGCATTTCAAAGATCATTAGATATGGCACAAGACGGTTTATTCCCCTCAGTGATAAAAAGAGCAAAGACGGTTTATTTCTGGCGTTTCTTTTTGTTGATTTGAGTCGTAGAAAAACCGTACTATTGAAAGAGGGTCCGTATTGAAAGGCATCAGtagaatcaacacgtacacaaaCCATATGCACCCACGTTCCCTTCCTAGTCTTTGGAGCATCCCTCTATTACGCATGACTATATCGAGTAGAGGtttagcggtagtaccgcttgctACCACGATAAGCGGTACTTCCGCTGAAAGTACTGCGTGTACTACAACCGCTCCCTTTGTAAGGCAGAAGAGAATTCACGGAAGTACTGCTCACTAGAGCAATCCCTTGGAGAAGGCTTTGTGTTGCCTCTCTACCATCACGCAGTAGTTGCACGATAGTGaaacggtagtaccgcttatagAGTACTATTGCTCTGACTACCGCTCTACTGTCATTATCCGTCTGTTTCCTTCGGCTATTATCGCTTGAAGAACGGCATGATTCGTTCATGATGGTCCTTCTCCCAAGACCCGTCCTCCTTTGTTTTGTTTCGCCGCTCCTTTTCTAGCATTTTGTATCCATTGTTGTTTCTCTAAGCTGTTGGTCTATGTATTATAGCCAATGACTTCGTTAATTCAAAATCGGACTCCTCTCAAGCCTCTATTCTTAAATACTACTCCCTCTatatcactaaagtagtgatttaacgcttttatattttttttgatAAACTTCTTCTTCTTTATTCATTCATAAGTAAAGTAGCATCGTTTACAAGTAAAGGGATAACCTCGTTAGGGGCGTTATCCATCCAAACACTCGGAGAAGAAAATCTAGCTAACCTTGCTAGTTCATGAGCTATTCGATTACGTTCCCTATTACAATGATCATAAATGACATGGGAAAAACCTAATAACATGAAATAACAGTCATCTATAATGGATGAAGCGACTGAAGAAGAGTAGCCTTGGCTCAACGCATTCACCACCTCCACGCTATCCGAATTCACTTCAatcttactacatccaatggtatTAGCAAGATTCAAACCAAACCTCACTGCAATTGCTTCTGTTGTGAACGAGTCGAAGCAAAGGTCCATCTTTTCATTAGCAGCCGCTATAAATTTCCCCCTATGGTCCCGGATAACTGCTCCCAATGTTGCTGCGAGTGTGTCACTATCAAATCCCGCGTCAA belongs to Triticum urartu cultivar G1812 chromosome 7, Tu2.1, whole genome shotgun sequence and includes:
- the LOC125526008 gene encoding U-box domain-containing protein 4-like isoform X5, coding for MDSDASELFSDCGSDDRDSSTSEPCSSDDLSFTPAAAAGIHRLLLSCAAEASDGPISSLVAELESPKASVGSLRRAAMELRLLAKHNPDGRIRIGASGAVRPLVSLLSHADPLVQEHGVTALLNLSICDENKAIMVEAGAIRPLVRALKSAASPAARENAACALLRLSQLDSTAAAAVGHAGAIPLLVSLLETGGARGKKDAATALYTLCSGARENRLRAVEAGAVRPLLDLMSDPESGMVDKAAYLLHSLVGSAEGRSATVKEGGISVLVEMVEVGTSRQKEIAILSLLQICDDNAVYRTMVAREGAIPPLVALSQPNASPKLKTKKYTYGRYD
- the LOC125526008 gene encoding U-box domain-containing protein 4-like isoform X4, with translation MDSDASELFSDCGSDDRDSSTSEPCSSDDLSFTPAAAAGIHRLLLSCAAEASDGPISSLVAELESPKASVGSLRRAAMELRLLAKHNPDGRIRIGASGAVRPLVSLLSHADPLVQEHGVTALLNLSICDENKAIMVEAGAIRPLVRALKSAASPAARENAACALLRLSQLDSTAAAAVGHAGAIPLLVSLLETGGARGKKDAATALYTLCSGARENRLRAVEAGAVRPLLDLMSDPESGMVDKAAYLLHSLVGSAEGRSATVKEGGISVLVEMVEVGTSRQKEIAILSLLQICDDNAVYRTMVAREGAIPPLVALSQPNASPKLKTKANQLLFLLRDLNKQKISTHMGVMTDAANEVLSSKMLAGGDELFAGCHERHGCSDDFFAGRPERHGCSDEFLAGRPERHGCSDEFFPWCHGAPSQEARLDAASGLPAAKGTQGQNRAPQGRSGRDKRRPCGAVNGRFPQRDGKILDE